TACAACCCGTTTTCGCGAGGCCCAAGTCGGCACGCTTCTATCGGCAGCGGTGTCGCGTACCCTCGCAGCCAGCATTGCTCAATTGTCAAAGGCCGGAGCCGAGATATTGGTCGGTGGCACGGCAGAATCAAGCGGCGGCTATCGCTTCGCGAATACCCTGCTAAGGGTCTCGGGCGCACAATTCCTGTCCGCGCCCGAAGCATTACAAACGGAAGCATTTGGCAACGAGTCGTTAGTGGTTGTCGCGCGTGATGCGGCCGAGGCAGCCCGAGTGCTGGATCACCTGGAAGGCAACCTGACAGGTTGTATCTATTCTGATTCGCGCGGAAGCGATGACGCGCTGTACGAAGAGTTGGCCCCTCGCCTGCGTGTACGAGTGGGGCGGCTGCTGAATGACAAAATGCCGACGGGCGTGTCCGTCAGCCCGGCCATGAATCACGGCGGCCCGTATCCGGCCACGGGGCATCCCGGTTTCACTGCGGTGGGTATTCCCGCGTCGCTGCGCCGTTTTGCGATGCTCGCTTGTTACGACAATGTGCGACCCGGACGTTTGCCGGCGCTATTGCAAGACAAGAATGCCGCGGGACGCCCTTGGCGGCTCATCGACGGAGCATGGACGCAAAACGACATCGGGTAGCGCTGTCGCGCGGTCACCAACGCTCACTGAGTTGTGGCCGCTTCCAACTCGGGCTCAAGTAGTGCCACCGGAATCGGCAGGGGCAGGCCCGGCTCGCATTTGCTCGCGTAGATGTCGTATATCAGATTCTGATACCCCTCGACCATGCGGTCCAACGACCAATGGGCCACCACGTGGTCGCGCCCCGCGCGCCCCATCCGCTGTGCCAAGAGCGGTTCTTGGAGGAGACGCACGACACAATCCGCAAACTGCACTTCGTCTCCCGGCGGAACGAGAAAGCCGGACACGTTGTCTTCCACTGTCTCGCCAATCGATCCGACATGCGTCGAGACCACGGGCTTTTCACAAGCCAGCGCTTCGAGGATCGAGACCGGGTTGGCCTCCATATGCGAGGTCAACGCCACGACGTCGACCGCCGATAGCAGCTGCGGAATATCTTGACGAATGCCGAGAAACTGTACCTCTTCGCGAAGTTTCAGTTCGGCCGTTAGTTGTTCCAGCGCGGCGCGGCGCGGACCATCGCCAATCAACAGAAACCGCGACTGGGGTACGGCGTCGCGCACCCGCGCTGCCATGCGTAAGAATAATTCGTGATTCTTTTCCGGCCTTAACGCTGCCAGAATCGCGACCAACGGTGCCTCAACCGGCAGACCGAGTTCGGTCCGTAATGTCTGCTGCGGCGTAAGTGGCCGGAATCGTTCTGTATCGACGCCGTTGGGGATCACATAGACCCGTTCCAATGGGCAGCCCTCGTTTTGAATGAGATGGCGTGCATGAGGGCGGGCAACGGCGATAAATCCGTCTGTGAGCGGTGTCAATAACCGATTCTGCCATTCAACATGATCCGGATGACCTGTCGAGTGGATCGCACTCAGCACGACGGGCACCCCGGCGCGATAAGCGGCCAGACGTCCCCAGAACATGCGATCGCCCCCCGTGCCGACCGTGACAATGGCATCGATTCGCCGCTGGCGCAATAGCGCCGTCAAGCGGCCCAACACGCGAATATCGTACTTGCCGGTGATTAATTCGGCATGTGCAGGCACTTCTGCTGCCATTAACTCGCCCAACTCGTCGAGCGACTTCAGGCAGCAAATCTCCGGGGCAAATCGGGTTCGATCCATACGGCGGATCAGGTTGACCAACAGTGTCTCGGCGCCGCCGACACCCATGCTCGTGAGGATGAACATCACACGCAGCGGACCACGATCGCGTGGCGGAACAAGGTTGCGAGACGCACGGATCCACGGCAGATTGTCCGACAACATTGGATCACCTCACAAGCTTCTTACCTGTTTTATTACAAAGGCGGCGTTGGCAGAATCGGTTTCGTAGATTCGCCTGTGCCACACCGACTACGGTTGCACCGCGTGTTCGCGGCGGAAATACGAACGAATGCGACTGACGTAATGGTTGCCGATTTCGAACATGCGCTTGCGGTCTTCGTGCGAAAAGATGCGGCTGTCGACCAGGCCTGCCACAATTACGACGGCCGTGGCGGCCAACGTGACCCAAGGCCCGAGCCAGAACACGGCCGGCAATGCGGCAATCAGCACAGTGCCACGTTCGACGCGCATGCCGTGCAGCCGATTCGCGACAAAGACCAACGCCAAGGCAACCGCGTTGGCCGCGGCCGTGCCGAGCACTGCTCCTAACAATCCCAAAACTGGCAACAACAAATAGTTGATCGTTACATTCACCACCAACGCCACGGCCAGCGCAATGCTGGCAAAGCGGGCCTTCTCGGCGCACCACAAGTAGTTCTGGGCCATCACTAACGTGGCACTGAAGCAGCAATAAGTCAGCGTCCACGGCAGCACGTGCAATCCACCGGCAAACTTGCCCTCGAACGCCACGCCAAACAGCAGGGGGGCGGCAAACATCACGGCTACCGAAGCGCCGACCAGGCCCAGGCCGAACATTTTCAGGAACAGATTCAATCTGTGAGAGACCTCGTGCCGATGCCCGGCTTCCCAGTCTTGGGTCAGATGCGGCGTCAGCAGGTTGGCCAGCAGTTCGGCCACGCCCACTAACAGCACGGGCACGACGCGCGAGCTGTGATACTGCCCGACCTGCATCAAGGCCTCGGGCGCAGAGAGGCCGCTGTAATGGACGATCATGTAGCGGTCGGCCACATCGAAAGTGTTGGCCAGCCAATTCGTGATCCACACCCAAACGGCAAACGGCAGCAGCTTGGCCCACATCGCGCTGTAGGGAAGACGGATCATCGGATTGACGGGGATACCTTTCCATCCACCCGACAGCCACAACGCCGACAGCACGGCCGTTATCAAGCACGATATTCCGTACGCAGCCACCACGCTCATCGCGTCGGTGCGCCAGTAATAGAGCAATCCCAGACTGACGGCGGCAAACGACATCGTATTGATAAACTGCAAAATCGAAACGACGCGGTACATGCGCAACGCCGTGAATAACGACGTGCAGGTGTTGTGGGCGATCACCGTGGCCAAAACCAACGACAGGACGAACATCAGATCTTCGAAATCGCGGCTGCCGAACACCAACGCCGAAAACCAGCCATTTGCCGACAATAACACCGCCAGCGCCGCCACGGCCCCGATAAACGTGCAGATACCGGTGCGACGGAGAAACGTCTTGAGTTGCCCCTTCTGACGGTAATGCTCGACATATCGACCAAAGGAACCCGGCAGCCCTAACACCGCCAATGGTGCAGCCAGGTTGAGAAAACCGAATGCCATGTCCCATTCGCCGAGTTGCTCGGGCTCGAGCCAGCGGCAAACGACGATACTGCGAAAGAACCCAATGCCGCGCTGCACGATGGTCAGCACCAGCAGGATCAACACGCTGTCGGCCAGCGTATCGGCGCGCAGCCGCGCGTCTTCGGTCTCGGGAACAGTCGTCGAAGGTACGGAACTCACGGGGCAGCTATCTCAATCAGGGGTCGGGCCGATAATTTCGCTTTTCCGCAGGGAATTGCTCGCGACATGATGGCGCGCCGATATGGCGCTCGTGCATTCAGACGTCACTGCCGGCGCATGCGCCCGGTGGCGATAATCCACCGCCGCGATGCGCGGCGCTGCGGGCGGCAGCCCCTTCTTCATGTCCTGTGCTCGTCCCGTCGGTTAGCGCAGATTCATACTGATAGCGCGGAATATTGTTCTTGCGCGGATCGATCGTGGCCCAGTTCTTCAACCGCACGGGGTCTGTGTCTCCATGAAAGCGTTGCAGATGAAATGCATCGTCGCCGGGACGATTGATCGCGCCATAGGCCGAGCAGACGCCGTCGTAACCGGCCTCGTAGGCCAGGTGGAACGCTTCGGCATTCAGATTTTGGTACAGCCCAAACGGAAACGCGAAGTAGCGCACGGGCCGACGCATCGCGGCTTGCAATTCTTCGCCCGCCGTAACGACTTCGTCCTTGAGCACCTGCAAGT
The window above is part of the Pirellulales bacterium genome. Proteins encoded here:
- a CDS encoding glycosyltransferase: MLSDNLPWIRASRNLVPPRDRGPLRVMFILTSMGVGGAETLLVNLIRRMDRTRFAPEICCLKSLDELGELMAAEVPAHAELITGKYDIRVLGRLTALLRQRRIDAIVTVGTGGDRMFWGRLAAYRAGVPVVLSAIHSTGHPDHVEWQNRLLTPLTDGFIAVARPHARHLIQNEGCPLERVYVIPNGVDTERFRPLTPQQTLRTELGLPVEAPLVAILAALRPEKNHELFLRMAARVRDAVPQSRFLLIGDGPRRAALEQLTAELKLREEVQFLGIRQDIPQLLSAVDVVALTSHMEANPVSILEALACEKPVVSTHVGSIGETVEDNVSGFLVPPGDEVQFADCVVRLLQEPLLAQRMGRAGRDHVVAHWSLDRMVEGYQNLIYDIYASKCEPGLPLPIPVALLEPELEAATTQ
- a CDS encoding lipopolysaccharide biosynthesis protein, whose product is MSSVPSTTVPETEDARLRADTLADSVLILLVLTIVQRGIGFFRSIVVCRWLEPEQLGEWDMAFGFLNLAAPLAVLGLPGSFGRYVEHYRQKGQLKTFLRRTGICTFIGAVAALAVLLSANGWFSALVFGSRDFEDLMFVLSLVLATVIAHNTCTSLFTALRMYRVVSILQFINTMSFAAVSLGLLYYWRTDAMSVVAAYGISCLITAVLSALWLSGGWKGIPVNPMIRLPYSAMWAKLLPFAVWVWITNWLANTFDVADRYMIVHYSGLSAPEALMQVGQYHSSRVVPVLLVGVAELLANLLTPHLTQDWEAGHRHEVSHRLNLFLKMFGLGLVGASVAVMFAAPLLFGVAFEGKFAGGLHVLPWTLTYCCFSATLVMAQNYLWCAEKARFASIALAVALVVNVTINYLLLPVLGLLGAVLGTAAANAVALALVFVANRLHGMRVERGTVLIAALPAVFWLGPWVTLAATAVVIVAGLVDSRIFSHEDRKRMFEIGNHYVSRIRSYFRREHAVQP